A single region of the Trichocoleus desertorum ATA4-8-CV12 genome encodes:
- a CDS encoding iron uptake porin has protein sequence MSKIFWNSLLIAPAVLGGTLIASVSAIATEVPTSVSSLEQPITEDASNNGLAQVTSVSQLSDVQPTDWAFQALQSLVERYGCIAGYPDGTYRGNRAMTRYEFAAGLNACMDRVNELIAAGTADLVTKEDLATLQRLQEEFSAELATLRGRVDALEARTAELEANQFSTTTKLNAEAIFAVTNAFGDEGAGGTELDDEAAVSDRVRLNLDTSFTGKDRLRTRLQASNVPVYGTNRTGTDMTRLGFDGEEENDVTLTKLFYRFPLGDNTNVVLDASGGEFYENIDTINPLFVSSGSGSISRFGRFNPIYRQGAGGAGVTVNTGFGKAVSVSLGYLADNAQNPSEKAGLFDGPNAALAQVAFRPFDALNLGFTYVRAYDPGFGVEADENGELTPLVNVTSSTGSRLARRPFGNVATATDNFGVEANFRLGSKISLGGWVGYTEARAKSGAIEGSDAEIWNWAANVGFTDLGKEGSLLGVIVGMPPKLTEVDGGGADDADTSLHLEALYRYPVNDNIDVTPGLLVIFNPEHNDANDTIYVGTLRTTFKF, from the coding sequence ATGTCTAAGATTTTCTGGAATTCTTTGTTGATTGCTCCAGCCGTTTTGGGTGGTACCTTGATCGCTTCTGTCTCTGCGATCGCAACTGAAGTACCTACCTCGGTTTCATCTCTAGAGCAGCCTATAACTGAAGACGCTAGCAATAATGGGCTGGCTCAAGTCACTTCCGTTTCTCAGCTCTCTGACGTACAACCTACTGATTGGGCCTTCCAAGCACTGCAATCCTTGGTTGAGCGCTATGGCTGTATTGCGGGTTATCCCGATGGTACCTATCGTGGCAACCGGGCAATGACTCGTTATGAGTTCGCCGCTGGCTTAAACGCCTGCATGGACCGCGTCAACGAACTCATTGCAGCAGGCACTGCTGACCTCGTCACCAAGGAAGACCTAGCGACCCTACAGCGCCTCCAAGAAGAGTTCTCAGCTGAACTTGCGACTCTTCGCGGTCGTGTCGATGCCCTAGAAGCTCGCACTGCTGAACTCGAAGCTAACCAGTTCTCCACCACGACCAAGCTGAACGCAGAAGCTATTTTCGCTGTTACCAATGCTTTTGGTGATGAAGGTGCTGGTGGTACTGAGCTAGATGATGAAGCTGCTGTGAGCGATCGCGTGCGTCTCAACCTAGATACCAGCTTTACTGGTAAAGATCGCTTAAGAACTCGTTTGCAAGCAAGCAACGTTCCTGTATATGGAACCAATAGAACGGGCACCGATATGACCCGCCTAGGGTTTGACGGTGAAGAGGAAAACGACGTCACCTTAACAAAATTGTTCTACCGCTTCCCCTTGGGCGATAACACCAATGTCGTTCTTGATGCTTCGGGTGGTGAGTTCTATGAAAATATCGACACCATCAATCCTCTGTTCGTTAGCAGCGGTAGTGGTTCGATCTCTCGGTTCGGGCGCTTTAACCCAATTTACCGTCAAGGCGCAGGTGGGGCGGGCGTTACTGTAAACACTGGTTTTGGTAAAGCAGTGTCGGTATCGTTAGGCTATCTAGCAGACAATGCTCAAAACCCTAGTGAAAAGGCTGGATTATTTGACGGTCCTAATGCAGCATTAGCTCAAGTTGCGTTCCGTCCCTTTGATGCCCTGAATCTAGGTTTTACCTATGTTCGGGCCTATGACCCAGGATTCGGAGTTGAAGCCGATGAAAACGGTGAGCTTACACCTTTAGTTAACGTCACCTCTTCAACGGGTAGCCGCCTTGCAAGAAGACCTTTTGGTAACGTTGCAACTGCAACTGACAACTTTGGGGTTGAAGCCAACTTCCGGCTTGGCTCTAAGATTTCTTTAGGTGGTTGGGTTGGTTACACAGAAGCCCGTGCAAAATCTGGTGCGATTGAAGGGAGCGATGCAGAGATTTGGAACTGGGCAGCCAACGTAGGCTTCACTGACTTGGGTAAAGAAGGATCTTTACTTGGTGTCATTGTTGGTATGCCACCCAAACTAACCGAGGTTGATGGTGGTGGTGCTGACGACGCTGACACCTCTCTCCATCTAGAAGCGCTGTATCGTTATCCTGTCAACGACAACATTGATGTGACCCCCGGTTTACTCGTCATCTTCAACCCAGAACACAACGATGCTAACGATACTATCTACGTTGGTACGCTTCGGACTACCTTCAAGTTCTAG
- a CDS encoding iron uptake porin, whose amino-acid sequence MSKILWKSLLVSPAILGTVLAISSSAIAAEVGVTAEAAQPQVTAAAQDLAPVAVSAQPEAPEADVAPVFATIPSQAQTPVQIAQQVPADTSSLDQVNRYSTEGKSQNSISQVTSVSQLSDVQPTDWAFQALQSLVERYGCIAGYPDGTYRGNRAMTRYEFAAGLNACMDRVNELIAAGTADLVTKEDLATLQRLQEEFSAELATLRGRVDALEARTAELEANQFSTTTKLVGEAIFAVTDEFNQGVSNNPVLQDRVRLDLQSSFTGRDVLHTRLAAGNATAFSTDFNSPGTPDSLRGTAEGTQQFNIGNTGNNDIVLDWLSYYFPLGDNLQVYLAGTGGIHSDYVYSTVNPYLEDYDGGNGALSAFGQESPIYRIGGGAGIGINTSFGDAVAISLGYLAGPDAANPSEKNGLADGNYAALGQLTFSPGDNLELGLTYVHGYHNTGTSIFNLGAPNTGDTISAVTGTALANSGGLATGPRVSNSYGAQASFKLSNALAINGFFGYTNVINLGVNSRDVWYYGLGLALPDFGKKGNLLGLVAGVEPYLGSKNNDLAGSDDTSLHLEGFYKYQLNDNISVTPGVIWITAPGQSEANDDILIGTVRTTFKF is encoded by the coding sequence ATGTCAAAGATTCTGTGGAAGTCATTATTGGTTAGCCCTGCTATCTTGGGTACCGTTTTAGCAATTTCTTCAAGTGCGATCGCGGCAGAGGTTGGAGTTACCGCTGAAGCAGCTCAACCCCAAGTTACAGCAGCCGCTCAAGACTTGGCTCCAGTAGCTGTTTCAGCTCAGCCAGAAGCTCCGGAAGCAGATGTAGCTCCCGTTTTTGCAACTATTCCTAGCCAAGCGCAAACCCCCGTTCAGATTGCGCAACAAGTTCCAGCCGATACTTCTTCCCTCGATCAAGTCAACAGATACAGCACCGAGGGCAAATCTCAGAATTCTATCTCTCAAGTCACCTCCGTTTCTCAGCTCTCTGACGTACAACCTACTGATTGGGCCTTCCAAGCACTGCAATCCTTGGTTGAGCGCTATGGCTGTATTGCGGGTTATCCCGATGGTACCTATCGTGGCAACCGGGCAATGACTCGTTATGAGTTCGCCGCTGGCTTAAACGCCTGCATGGACCGCGTCAACGAACTCATTGCAGCAGGCACTGCTGACCTCGTCACCAAGGAAGACCTAGCGACCCTACAGCGCCTCCAAGAAGAGTTCTCAGCTGAACTTGCGACTCTTCGCGGTCGTGTCGATGCCCTAGAAGCTCGCACTGCTGAACTCGAAGCTAACCAGTTCTCCACCACAACCAAGCTAGTTGGTGAAGCTATCTTCGCTGTCACCGATGAGTTCAACCAAGGTGTTTCTAACAACCCTGTTCTGCAAGATCGGGTTCGTCTAGACCTGCAAAGCAGCTTCACCGGTAGAGATGTACTCCATACTCGCCTTGCCGCTGGTAATGCAACTGCCTTTTCTACAGATTTCAACAGTCCTGGAACTCCAGACAGCCTCAGAGGTACCGCAGAAGGAACCCAGCAGTTCAACATTGGCAATACCGGTAACAATGACATTGTTCTAGATTGGCTGTCTTACTACTTCCCCCTAGGAGACAACTTGCAAGTCTACCTAGCTGGAACGGGTGGTATTCACAGTGACTACGTTTACAGCACTGTCAACCCCTACCTAGAAGACTACGATGGTGGTAATGGTGCGCTCTCTGCCTTTGGCCAAGAAAGCCCGATTTATCGGATTGGTGGTGGAGCTGGTATTGGTATCAACACCAGCTTTGGCGATGCTGTAGCAATTAGCCTTGGCTACCTAGCCGGACCAGATGCTGCTAACCCTTCTGAGAAGAACGGTCTAGCTGATGGTAACTATGCGGCTTTAGGACAGCTCACCTTCTCCCCTGGAGATAATTTAGAGCTAGGTTTAACCTACGTTCATGGTTATCACAATACCGGAACGTCTATTTTCAACCTAGGTGCCCCAAATACCGGCGACACTATCTCAGCAGTTACAGGTACAGCACTAGCAAACTCAGGTGGGCTCGCTACTGGGCCAAGAGTGAGTAACTCCTATGGTGCGCAAGCTTCTTTCAAGCTCAGCAATGCCCTAGCTATCAATGGCTTCTTCGGCTACACCAACGTGATTAACCTTGGCGTCAATAGCCGTGATGTTTGGTACTACGGCCTAGGCTTGGCTCTGCCTGACTTTGGTAAGAAGGGTAACCTCCTTGGTCTAGTTGCTGGTGTTGAACCATACTTGGGCAGCAAGAACAACGATCTTGCGGGATCGGATGATACCTCTCTCCACCTTGAAGGTTTTTATAAGTACCAGCTGAACGACAACATTTCTGTAACCCCAGGTGTAATCTGGATTACAGCTCCTGGCCAAAGTGAAGCTAATGATGACATCCTCATCGGTACAGTAAGAACCACCTTCAAGTTCTAA
- a CDS encoding 4a-hydroxytetrahydrobiopterin dehydratase yields MAPLLSKAEIEAQAHLLSGWEVQEKTLQSVRKFRDFVEAIAFVNKLVEPAEAADHHPDLQISYNKVTVVLTTHDSGGLTQKDFDLAQQISQI; encoded by the coding sequence ATGGCTCCACTGCTGAGCAAAGCTGAGATTGAAGCACAGGCTCATCTACTTTCTGGTTGGGAAGTACAAGAAAAAACTCTTCAGTCTGTCCGCAAGTTTAGAGATTTTGTTGAGGCGATCGCCTTCGTCAATAAATTGGTTGAGCCTGCTGAGGCGGCTGACCACCATCCAGATCTACAAATTTCCTACAACAAGGTTACGGTGGTTTTAACCACCCATGACTCAGGGGGATTAACCCAGAAAGACTTTGACCTAGCTCAACAAATCTCGCAAATTTAA
- a CDS encoding Rrf2 family transcriptional regulator, protein MELSCKSEYALLALLELAAHYGNSEPLQIRQIAAQQNIPDRYLEQLLATLRRCGLVRSQRGAKGGYLLAREPWKITLLEALNCIEGLDTQPAENGSTTKTVESSVIWDIWQESRRAADAVLQGYTLQDLAERRDSRQQLDIMYYI, encoded by the coding sequence GTGGAACTGTCGTGTAAAAGTGAATATGCCCTGCTGGCTTTATTGGAACTGGCAGCTCATTACGGTAATAGTGAGCCATTGCAGATCCGACAAATTGCTGCTCAACAAAATATCCCCGATCGCTACCTAGAGCAGTTGCTAGCAACCCTGAGGCGTTGTGGTTTAGTTCGAAGCCAGCGTGGGGCCAAAGGAGGTTACTTATTAGCTAGAGAACCTTGGAAGATCACGCTTCTCGAAGCGTTAAACTGCATTGAGGGCCTTGATACGCAGCCAGCCGAGAATGGTTCTACTACCAAAACTGTTGAGAGTTCAGTTATTTGGGACATTTGGCAAGAATCTCGTCGGGCGGCAGATGCGGTGCTTCAAGGCTATACGTTGCAAGACTTGGCAGAGCGTAGAGATTCTCGCCAACAACTGGACATTATGTACTACATCTAA